A window from Branchiostoma lanceolatum isolate klBraLanc5 chromosome 9, klBraLanc5.hap2, whole genome shotgun sequence encodes these proteins:
- the LOC136442120 gene encoding uncharacterized protein: MRENRATCGAAAAGVLGLLWVVTAAFTCPEKCVCGSDRRVNCDGRGLNDVPANIPLGTTLLHLNNNNIQNLSDADFSYLSSLEELRLNNNNIRVLPVGVFSNLKSLGWLDLRNNDIRDLPVGVFFNLTSLEGLFLSDNNIRVLPAGVFSHLISLEELHLRNNDIRDLPGGVFSNLTSLERLYLSDNNISVLPAGAFSRLTRLKRLDLSNNDLADLPDGVFSNLTSLERLYLSNNNLWSLPTEAFSHLARLQTLEFLRIAGNPWRCDCSLHGLMTSARLRALVVDGPTCSSPPHMKGDALTTVEAGAVCRGRGDCTTGSAEGTCTCNVRWTGPFCDIEANLALGKNATQSSIFIGDPSYGAARAVDGSTNECAVTDAEHQPWWRVDLAGNYTVSRVIFVFDFDSDFGDIFTVRVGPNDDFTQNGQCGHRQDTVVTCDPPMFGRYVSVQVTSPGDADTTIRLSLCEVKVYVSGICCDDNIGLLSGQITAPDGYCSGNDIQFTCDPGYELVGSATCQEDGSWSGEIPTCQRTCCNNTIGIMNGQITADDGYCSGNAIQFSCDTGYELVGSSFAVCQNRRWDREIPTCSQQSSTSIGAIIGGTSAGIALIVAAVVFMVLRRRRRRRRRKREDSPQSDDTLVHRRRLAEMVPLVPPRPQFPKLEVDPSRVTLGERIGSGAFGLVYRATLTRDDETEDVVVKTVKENASEDDKLCFLEEIRSVVDLGVHKNLLGLVNCCTVVRDHLYLITEFMPYGDLKSFLLKCREEETSDEPRDEIFNFEVIQMYQVARQIARGMDHIARSRYVHGDLAARNVLVGEDLKVKISDFGLAEDIYSRGYRRQDRLQKIPWKWMAPERLEGGEAYTSQSDVWSFGIVLYEICTLGGDPYPGVAVADMKERLKSGNRMRRPEDCPQAMYDLMLQCWQWKPAERPSFRSLEAKLDKNLAFYGPEYATTG; encoded by the exons atGCGGGAGAACCGTGCGACCTGCGGAGCTGCTGCAGCCGGTGTCCTCGGTCTCCTGTGGGTCGTCACGGCCGCCTTCACCTGCCCGGAGAAATGTGTTTGTGGGTCTGACCGTCGGGTGAACTGTGACGGACGGGGGTTAAACGACGTTCCCGCCAACATACCGCTGGGTACAACTCTTCTCCACCTGAACAACAATAACATACAGAACCTGTCTGACGCGGATTTCTCCTACCTCTCCAGCCTGGAGGAGCTTCgtctgaacaacaacaacatccgcGTTCTCCCAGTCGGAGTCTTCTCCAACCTTAAAAGCCTGGGGTGGCTTGATCTGCGCAACAACGACATCCGCGATCTCCCTGTCGGAGTATTCTTCAATCTCACCAGCCTGGAGGGGCTTTTTCTGTCCGACAACAACATCCGCGTTCTCCCTGCCGGAGTGTTCTCCCACCTAATCAGCCTGGAGGAGCTTCATCTGCGCAACAACGACATCCGCGATCTCCCTGGCGGAGTCTTCTCCAACCTCACCAGCCTGGAGAGGCTTTATCTGTCCGACAACAACATCAGCGTTCTCCCTGCCGGAGCCTTTTCACGTCTCACCCGCCTGAAGCGGCTGGATCTCTCTAATAATGATTTAGCTGATCTCCCGGATGGAGTATTCTCAAATCTGACCAGTTTGGAAAGGCTTTACCTGTCCAACAATAACCTCTGGAGTCTCCCCACTGAAGCATTCTCACATCTCGCCCGTCTTCAGACTCTAGAATTCCTTCGCATAGCTGGAAACCCCTGGAGGTGTGACTGCAGTTTGCATGGTCTGATGACTTCGGCACGTCTGCGCGCGTTAGTTGTCGATGGCCCTACCTGCAGCTCCCCTCCCCACATGAAAGGCGACGCGCTGACAACTGTTGAGGCAGGCGCGGTTTGCCGTGGCCGCGGGGACTGCACCACGGGAAGTGCAGAGGGAACTTGTACTTGCAACGTCCGCTGGACTGGCCCATTCTGTGACATAG AAGCTAACTTGGCCCTTGGAAAGAATGCAACGCAGAGTTCCATCTTCATCGGCGACCCATCTTATGGAGCTGCAAGGGCGGTGGATGGCTCCACTAATGAGTGCGCTGTAACAGACGCTGAACACCAGCCATGGTGGAGGGTGGACTTGGCGGGAAACTACACAGTCAGCCGGGTCATCTTTGTCTTCGACTTTGACTCCGATTTTG GAGACATCTTTACGGTACGGGTTGGCCCGAACGATGACTTCACCCAGAATGGCCAATGTGGACACCGTCAGGACACCGTGGTGACCTGTGACCCGCCGATGTTCGGCCGCTACGTGTCGGTACAGGTGACGTCACCGGGGGACGCCGACACCACCATCAGGTTGTCCCTTTGCGAGGTCAAGGTCTATGTTTCAG GTATCTGCTGTGACGACAACATAGGACTCCTGAGCGGCCAGATCACCGCTCCCGACGGCTACTGCTCTGGGAACGACATCCAGTTCACTTGCGACCCTGGGTACGAGCTCGTCGGCAGCGCCACCTGCCAAGAGGACGGGAGTTGGAGCGGGGAGATTCCGACTTGCCAAC GGACCTGCTGCAACAATACAATCGGGATAATGAACGGCCAGATCACCGCTGATGACGGCTACTGCTCTGGGAACGCTATCCAGTTCTCCTGTGACACCGGGTATGAGCTTGTAGGTAGCTCCTTTGCTGTCTGCCAAAACAGACGTTGGGACCGAGAAATTCCAACATGCAGTC AACAGAGTTCCACGTCCATCGGAGCCATCATCGGCGGCACCAGTGCCGGCATCGCGCTGATTGTGGCAGCGGTCGTCTTCATGGTCCTCCGGAgacggaggaggaggaggaggaggaaaaggGAAGACAGCCCGCAATCAGATGATACACTAG TCCACAGGAGGAGACTGGCGGAGATGGTCCCGCTGGTTCCCCCCAGGCCACAGTTCCCGAAGCTCGAGGTCGACCCCAGCCGGGTGACGCTTGGCGAGAGGATCGGCAGCGGGGCGTTCGGCCTCGTTTACCGGGCAACCCTGACGCGGGACGACGAGACGGAGGACGTCGTCGTCAAAACTGTGAAAG AAAACGCCAGTGAGGACGACAAGCTGTGTTTCCTGGAGGAAATCCGTTCAGTTGTGGACCTGGGGGTTCATAAGAACCTGCTGGGTCTGGTCAACTGCTGCACGGTGGTGCGAGACCATCTGTATCTCATCACGGAGTTCATGCCGTACGGAGACCTGAAGAGCTTCTTGCTAAAATGCCGGGAG GAAGAGACCTCTGACGAACCTCGAGACGAGATCTTCAACTTCGAGGTGATACAGATGTACCAGGTGGCCCGGCAGATCGCTAGAGGCATG GATCACATCGCCCGGTCTCGTTACGTCCACGGAGACCTGGCCGCTCGGAACGTCCTGGTCGGGGAAGACCTGAAGGTGAAGATTTCCGACTTCGGGCTGGCAGAAGACATCTACAGCCGAGGTTACCGGCGACAGGACAGACTTCAGAAGATCCCATGGAAATGGATGGCGCCGGAGCGGCTGGAGGGTGGGGAAGCCTACACTTCACAGAGCGACGT GTGGTCCTTCGGGATAGTGCTATACGAGATATGCACGCTAGGGGGCGATCCGTACCCTGGTGTGGCGGTGGCGGACATGAAAGAACGCCTAAAGTCTGGTAACAGGATGCGCCGACCCGAAGACTGTCCGCAAGCCAT GTACGACTTAATGCTGCAGTGCTGGCAATGGAAGCCCGCCGAGCGGCCGTCCTTCCGCTCGCTGGAGGCCAAACTGGACAAGAACCTCGCCTTCTATGGACCCGAGTACGCTACAACAGGCTAA